Proteins encoded together in one Acidobacteriota bacterium window:
- the def gene encoding peptide deformylase, with protein MAIFPIRTFGDPVLRGQALPVDTITISTERLVEDMLETMYDAPGVGLAAPQIGVLRQVFVGDVGEGPFIIVNPQLIETAGEWEFDEGCLSVPERFWPIKRFAYARVRGLDLNGNVIDLEGDDLMGRLLQHEMDHLRGGLLLDHLSKRARKAALRELREESLGVRPLA; from the coding sequence ATGGCAATTTTCCCAATCCGTACATTCGGTGACCCAGTGCTGCGCGGACAGGCTCTTCCCGTCGACACGATCACGATTTCAACGGAGCGTCTCGTTGAGGACATGCTCGAGACCATGTACGACGCACCGGGTGTCGGGCTTGCTGCGCCTCAGATCGGTGTGTTGCGTCAAGTCTTTGTCGGCGATGTCGGGGAGGGGCCGTTTATCATCGTGAACCCGCAGTTGATCGAGACTGCCGGCGAGTGGGAGTTCGATGAAGGATGTCTTTCAGTGCCAGAACGATTCTGGCCTATCAAACGCTTCGCTTACGCCAGGGTCCGCGGTCTTGATCTTAACGGAAACGTCATCGACCTCGAAGGCGATGACCTCATGGGGCGGCTTCTCCAGCACGAGATGGACCACCTCCGGGGAGGTTTGCTACTCGACCATCTGTCCAAGCGAGCGAGGAAGGCGGCGCTGCGAGAACTCCGCGAGGAGTCTCTCGGCGTGAGGCCGTTGGCCTGA
- a CDS encoding riboflavin synthase, whose product MFTGIVTELGIVQAVAEDDGMRAFTIRAPATVVGLRVGDSVAVNGVCLTAIVVADDSFTVEAMEETLVRSSLGSILDGESINLERPMPAAGRFDGHIVQGHVDGVALVDAITDEGASKRFQFSISRSLGRYLVEKGSVTVDGVSLTVTSVSPADADRQVFEVAIIPHTLDSTVFGAYVVGTAVNVEVDVLAKYVERLMEVR is encoded by the coding sequence GTGTTCACAGGGATCGTCACGGAACTCGGGATCGTGCAAGCAGTCGCAGAGGACGACGGCATGCGCGCGTTTACGATACGCGCTCCAGCCACGGTGGTCGGCCTCCGAGTCGGCGACTCGGTGGCGGTCAACGGCGTGTGTCTCACCGCCATAGTGGTCGCTGACGATTCGTTCACCGTCGAGGCGATGGAGGAAACTCTCGTGCGGTCATCGCTTGGTTCGATCCTCGACGGTGAATCGATAAACCTTGAGCGTCCGATGCCCGCTGCGGGCCGGTTCGACGGTCACATAGTGCAGGGTCATGTGGATGGTGTTGCGCTCGTCGACGCAATCACAGACGAGGGCGCCTCCAAGCGGTTTCAATTTTCGATCAGCCGATCTCTCGGGCGCTATCTAGTCGAAAAGGGGTCCGTCACCGTCGACGGTGTTTCGCTTACAGTCACGAGCGTGAGTCCCGCTGACGCGGATCGTCAGGTGTTTGAGGTAGCGATCATCCCGCACACACTCGACTCCACCGTATTTGGGGCCTACGTGGTCGGCACTGCTGTCAATGTTGAAGTCGATGTACTCGCCAAGTATGTCGAACGACTCATGGAGGTCCGCTGA
- the pyrF gene encoding orotidine-5'-phosphate decarboxylase, producing MAVDNPIYVALDLGSAEEATKLAQRIAPHVGGFKIGLGLLHGPGPAVVGAVASLGLPVFADAKLHDIPTQVRSAARSLARHGARWITAHASGSSEMLEAAVEGAGSVPSGDAGILGVTVLTSLGGADLTKLGFGSSPGKLVSRLAKIVEGAGCEGLVCSPQELGIVRDVAPGLVTFVPGIRPEGVPAHDQVRTATPQEAIMRGAAYLVVGRAITAAHDPVAAAAAIAESVKEFLQNS from the coding sequence GTGGCTGTAGACAATCCGATCTATGTTGCTCTGGACCTCGGGTCGGCAGAAGAGGCGACAAAGCTAGCTCAGCGAATTGCGCCACACGTCGGGGGCTTCAAGATCGGTCTTGGACTCCTCCACGGTCCCGGCCCGGCGGTCGTCGGAGCTGTCGCGTCACTCGGCTTACCGGTGTTTGCAGACGCCAAACTGCACGACATCCCTACCCAAGTTCGCAGCGCTGCCCGGTCCTTGGCCCGCCACGGCGCGCGTTGGATTACAGCACATGCATCCGGGTCGTCAGAGATGCTCGAAGCAGCAGTAGAAGGTGCAGGCTCTGTTCCGTCGGGAGACGCTGGGATCCTTGGGGTAACGGTACTGACATCGCTCGGTGGCGCAGACCTGACCAAGCTAGGTTTCGGTTCGTCTCCGGGAAAACTCGTGTCTCGACTCGCCAAGATTGTGGAGGGTGCCGGTTGTGAGGGTCTGGTCTGCTCGCCACAGGAGCTGGGAATTGTGCGCGACGTCGCACCAGGTCTCGTAACGTTTGTTCCGGGAATACGCCCTGAGGGTGTGCCAGCACACGACCAGGTGCGAACCGCCACTCCGCAAGAGGCCATCATGCGAGGCGCCGCTTACCTCGTGGTAGGTCGGGCTATAACCGCTGCGCACGATCCTGTTGCGGCCGCGGCCGCGATTGCAGAGTCGGTCAAAGAATTTCTCCAAAACTCTTGA
- the gmk gene encoding guanylate kinase, which produces MCKTPLGDVDAQPEVQNAAAKTDHSGLPPRKGTLLVVSGPSGVGKSTILEKVRESAQFFFSVSMTTRRRRTGEVDGVHYRFVSRAAFENAVSSGELLEWATYGGNLYGTPKGPVIEALERGDDVLFDIENDGAHQIRAAYRNAVLVFILPPSMDELERRLRRRGDTSGGDMKRRLAVAEAQIADAVKNYDHLVVNDSITTAVQEMASILASARD; this is translated from the coding sequence ATTTGTAAGACGCCACTTGGCGACGTCGACGCTCAACCAGAGGTTCAAAACGCCGCCGCTAAGACGGACCACTCCGGGTTACCGCCTCGCAAGGGCACGTTGCTTGTCGTTTCGGGGCCATCGGGCGTCGGAAAATCAACAATCCTTGAGAAAGTTCGCGAGTCAGCGCAATTCTTTTTCTCCGTATCAATGACTACCAGGCGACGCAGGACCGGCGAGGTCGATGGAGTTCACTACCGTTTTGTCAGCCGGGCAGCATTCGAAAACGCAGTTTCGTCGGGCGAACTCTTGGAATGGGCAACCTATGGGGGCAATCTCTATGGAACCCCAAAGGGCCCCGTTATCGAGGCGCTGGAGCGTGGCGACGACGTGTTGTTCGACATCGAAAACGACGGCGCACATCAAATCCGTGCGGCCTACCGCAACGCCGTGCTCGTGTTCATACTTCCGCCGTCGATGGACGAACTCGAGAGAAGGTTGCGGCGTCGCGGGGACACAAGTGGCGGCGACATGAAGCGGAGGCTGGCTGTTGCGGAGGCGCAGATCGCCGATGCCGTAAAGAACTACGATCACCTCGTGGTCAACGACTCGATAACAACCGCAGTGCAAGAGATGGCATCTATACTGGCGTCAGCGCGCGACTGA
- the coaBC gene encoding bifunctional phosphopantothenoylcysteine decarboxylase/phosphopantothenate--cysteine ligase CoaBC → MLQQRRIVVAVTGGVAAFKAAYLVRRLVEQGAEVRTVMTEAATQFIGRQTLAALTGHAPVVSLFGASQVSPHTELASWAEIIVVAPATTATIGRLANGIPEDAVSATVVAAQCPVVIVPAMHTEMWEHPATQRNIDRLAGDGVTIVGPTQGALASGDSGPGRMVDPEEIVAAVLSLLQPQDMAGLDVVVTAGGTREPIDPVRYVGNRSSGKMGNAIALEAAQRGAKVSLISSAAVPHHGNITSVAVETAQEMADATWAAAQGSAVAVFAAAVADFRPTHVSETKIRRGDGLPTVAFEPTPDILLGVMNMDNRPFCVGFAAEVGSVDAAVDKAKSKGVDLLVANDVAKSGSGFGSDTNEVTLVHQDGSVEAWELMTKTEVAKRLWDVVVKKLADGAS, encoded by the coding sequence GTGTTGCAGCAACGCCGCATCGTCGTAGCTGTGACGGGCGGGGTTGCGGCCTTTAAGGCCGCCTACCTAGTTCGACGCCTCGTTGAACAGGGCGCAGAGGTGCGCACCGTTATGACTGAGGCCGCCACCCAATTTATCGGTCGCCAAACTCTCGCAGCGTTGACCGGTCACGCGCCCGTGGTGTCTTTGTTCGGTGCATCACAAGTGAGTCCGCACACGGAGCTCGCTTCCTGGGCAGAGATAATTGTTGTTGCGCCTGCTACCACAGCCACAATCGGACGGCTGGCGAACGGTATACCCGAAGACGCCGTTTCCGCAACGGTCGTTGCTGCACAATGTCCCGTAGTTATCGTCCCCGCCATGCACACCGAAATGTGGGAACACCCGGCTACCCAGCGAAACATCGACCGTCTTGCCGGCGACGGTGTGACGATCGTGGGTCCAACACAAGGCGCACTTGCGAGTGGTGACAGCGGTCCCGGCCGCATGGTGGACCCCGAAGAAATCGTGGCCGCGGTCCTGTCTCTGCTGCAGCCCCAGGACATGGCAGGTCTCGACGTCGTTGTGACGGCTGGTGGAACCCGCGAACCCATTGATCCTGTGCGGTACGTCGGCAACCGGTCGTCTGGGAAAATGGGAAACGCCATTGCGCTCGAGGCAGCCCAGCGCGGCGCCAAGGTCTCTTTGATTAGCTCAGCGGCCGTTCCGCACCACGGCAATATCACGTCAGTCGCAGTCGAGACCGCACAAGAGATGGCGGATGCGACGTGGGCCGCTGCCCAAGGCAGCGCGGTGGCAGTGTTTGCAGCAGCCGTTGCTGACTTTCGCCCGACACACGTTTCCGAGACGAAGATCAGAAGAGGCGATGGTCTACCGACGGTGGCCTTTGAACCAACGCCAGACATCCTTTTGGGGGTCATGAACATGGACAATCGCCCCTTCTGCGTTGGGTTTGCCGCCGAAGTCGGATCTGTCGACGCCGCCGTTGACAAGGCAAAAAGCAAGGGGGTCGACCTCTTAGTTGCCAACGACGTCGCCAAGAGTGGCTCTGGCTTTGGAAGCGATACAAACGAGGTGACCCTTGTCCATCAAGATGGGTCGGTCGAGGCGTGGGAATTGATGACGAAGACCGAGGTCGCAAAGCGGCTCTGGGATGTCGTTGTGAAGAAGCTTGCCGATGGTGCATCCTGA
- the rpe gene encoding ribulose-phosphate 3-epimerase — MKIAPSILAADFANLGAAVAEVAGAVDMLHIDVMDGHFVPNLAIGIPVIASLRATTDLPFDCHIMTTNPLAYFESLAVAGATHITVHAEVHQDPEPVVSRAKEVGVTIGIAINPATPADAIAPFVDEFDMLLVMSVEPGFGGQSFMESALAKIETLRKLVDSHGLATDIEVDGGLSVANTRRAWEAGANVIVAGSAIFHADDPLAAVAAIKAATT, encoded by the coding sequence CTGAAGATCGCGCCCTCCATCCTGGCCGCGGATTTCGCAAATCTTGGGGCTGCGGTCGCTGAGGTAGCCGGGGCTGTCGACATGCTCCACATCGACGTGATGGACGGTCACTTCGTCCCCAATCTGGCGATCGGTATCCCTGTCATTGCATCGTTGAGGGCCACTACAGACCTCCCTTTTGACTGTCATATCATGACCACAAACCCCCTTGCCTACTTCGAAAGTCTCGCCGTGGCGGGGGCCACCCACATCACCGTACATGCTGAGGTTCACCAGGACCCGGAGCCTGTGGTCAGCCGAGCGAAAGAGGTGGGTGTCACGATCGGCATCGCCATAAACCCGGCTACTCCCGCGGACGCAATAGCGCCATTCGTTGACGAATTCGACATGCTGCTCGTGATGTCGGTCGAGCCAGGCTTCGGCGGACAGTCATTCATGGAATCAGCGCTTGCGAAAATCGAGACATTGAGAAAGTTGGTTGACTCCCACGGGTTGGCGACCGATATAGAGGTTGACGGCGGATTGTCGGTCGCAAACACGCGACGAGCGTGGGAAGCGGGCGCAAATGTGATTGTCGCGGGCAGCGCGATTTTTCATGCTGACGATCCCCTCGCCGCTGTTGCGGCGATCAAGGCTGCAACTACTTGA
- a CDS encoding response regulator, giving the protein MRERILVVDDDPDILQFVRMNLELEGFETRTAESGKEGLAMAKEQPPDLILLDVMMPGMDGLTVLKHLRTNPATANCPVIILTAKVLADDRVRALDLGADDYVAKPFELSELLARIRSVLRRSQQMRDLSPLTGLPGNFRISRELEDRVSNPGGFALVYADLDHFKAFNDHYGFMRGDTVIKFAAQCLLDAAADIGDEMIFVGHIGGDDFVAILTPPDAEQFCISVVDKYDSGILEFYDTSDSLQGYIEVKDRRGERHAFPISSISMGVVTNVHRTIESEWEASAIAVEMKEYAKRRTGSTYELDRRI; this is encoded by the coding sequence ATGCGAGAACGGATTCTCGTCGTAGATGACGACCCGGACATCCTCCAGTTCGTTCGGATGAACCTCGAGCTAGAGGGCTTCGAGACGCGCACCGCAGAGAGTGGCAAGGAGGGTCTCGCAATGGCGAAAGAGCAGCCACCCGACCTCATTTTGCTCGACGTAATGATGCCAGGCATGGACGGTCTGACAGTATTGAAGCACCTGCGCACGAACCCCGCGACGGCGAACTGCCCAGTCATAATTCTCACCGCAAAAGTGCTCGCCGATGACAGGGTGAGAGCACTCGACCTCGGTGCTGACGACTACGTTGCAAAACCGTTCGAACTCAGCGAGCTACTGGCGCGGATACGCTCGGTCTTGAGACGCTCGCAGCAAATGCGTGACCTGTCGCCGCTAACCGGCCTCCCGGGGAACTTTAGAATTTCCCGCGAACTCGAAGACCGGGTGTCTAATCCGGGCGGATTTGCGCTTGTCTATGCAGATCTTGATCATTTCAAAGCCTTCAACGACCACTACGGATTCATGCGTGGTGACACCGTCATCAAGTTTGCGGCACAGTGTCTGCTTGATGCCGCGGCAGACATTGGTGACGAAATGATCTTTGTAGGCCACATCGGTGGAGACGACTTCGTTGCGATCTTGACACCCCCGGACGCTGAGCAGTTCTGCATCTCGGTCGTCGACAAGTACGACAGCGGGATTCTTGAGTTCTACGACACGTCAGATTCGCTGCAGGGGTACATTGAAGTGAAGGACAGACGTGGTGAACGCCATGCGTTCCCGATCTCGTCGATCTCTATGGGTGTCGTGACCAATGTCCACCGCACAATAGAGTCCGAGTGGGAAGCTTCGGCCATAGCGGTCGAAATGAAAGAGTACGCCAAGCGACGCACCGGCTCGACTTACGAACTGGACCGTCGTATCTGA
- the ribD gene encoding bifunctional diaminohydroxyphosphoribosylaminopyrimidine deaminase/5-amino-6-(5-phosphoribosylamino)uracil reductase RibD translates to MSSSASSDNLSALPDTEAMMSEAVELSRRALPHPNPRVGCLVVSPNGEVVGRGFHLRPGAAHAEPVALESAGAKARGATLVVTLEPHNHHGRTPPCTETIIDAGIARVVIGALDLNPLVSGRGVARLEDAGIAVMVGVGESEVIGADAGYFHYLRTGRARFVAKLASTLDGQIAALDGSSQWITGESARRDVHRLRSDFDAIVIGARTLRTDDPLLSVRLAGYSGHQPRPVVLAGRQDLPDRAALYANDPVVFASNVTKVPTSIRDVIRFDGELVDPNLVVESLTERGMRNVLIEGGGQIVRAFLDTGSLDAAIFYFGGKIAGGQGRGLFSGAFETLASAVNVRIDSVITIDNDIRVDVSFVGPHLEVA, encoded by the coding sequence GTGTCTAGTAGCGCGAGTTCTGACAATTTGTCTGCACTCCCGGACACGGAAGCGATGATGTCGGAAGCTGTGGAGTTATCACGGCGGGCGTTGCCGCATCCGAATCCGCGTGTAGGGTGCCTCGTGGTATCGCCTAATGGCGAAGTCGTCGGCCGCGGATTTCACCTCCGGCCTGGTGCTGCGCACGCCGAACCGGTCGCGCTTGAGAGCGCTGGCGCTAAAGCGCGAGGGGCGACCCTCGTTGTCACCCTCGAGCCACACAACCACCATGGGCGGACACCGCCGTGCACCGAGACGATCATCGATGCTGGGATAGCTCGCGTAGTTATCGGGGCGCTCGACCTTAACCCCCTGGTGTCAGGGCGTGGCGTAGCCAGGCTTGAGGATGCAGGCATAGCTGTCATGGTTGGTGTTGGCGAGAGCGAGGTAATAGGCGCTGACGCTGGCTACTTTCACTATCTTCGAACCGGCCGGGCACGCTTCGTTGCGAAGCTTGCTTCTACGCTCGACGGGCAGATCGCTGCGCTCGACGGTTCTTCGCAGTGGATCACCGGTGAGTCCGCGCGTCGCGATGTCCATCGCCTGCGTTCCGATTTCGACGCCATCGTCATTGGCGCTCGGACACTGCGCACCGACGACCCGCTGTTGTCTGTGCGTCTTGCGGGTTACTCGGGTCATCAGCCGAGGCCGGTAGTTCTCGCGGGTCGGCAAGACCTACCCGATCGTGCGGCGCTGTACGCAAACGACCCGGTAGTGTTCGCGTCCAACGTGACCAAGGTCCCTACTTCGATTCGCGACGTTATCCGGTTCGACGGCGAGCTCGTCGATCCGAACCTTGTAGTCGAGTCGCTCACCGAACGCGGGATGCGAAACGTCCTTATCGAGGGTGGTGGGCAGATCGTACGGGCGTTCTTGGACACCGGATCGCTTGACGCCGCCATCTTTTACTTCGGTGGCAAGATCGCCGGGGGCCAAGGCCGCGGCTTGTTCTCGGGTGCGTTCGAGACGTTGGCGTCGGCGGTTAACGTCCGAATCGACTCGGTCATCACCATCGACAACGACATTCGCGTCGACGTTTCGTTTGTCGGACCCCACTTAGAGGTTGCGTAG
- the rpoZ gene encoding DNA-directed RNA polymerase subunit omega, with translation MSLVDPPIGNLLAKTDTRFGLVLLAARRAREINAYFNELGEGRGSYVPPQVHSLSRKPLSIAFEEIAADKVLVSPVE, from the coding sequence ATGTCACTCGTCGATCCGCCGATCGGTAACCTACTTGCAAAGACGGACACACGGTTCGGACTCGTTCTGTTGGCTGCGCGCCGTGCGCGGGAAATCAACGCCTACTTCAATGAACTAGGCGAGGGCCGTGGATCGTACGTGCCGCCTCAGGTGCACTCGTTGTCGCGCAAGCCGCTCTCGATCGCCTTTGAGGAAATCGCCGCCGACAAGGTGCTTGTCTCACCGGTCGAGTAG
- a CDS encoding dihydroorotate dehydrogenase, which yields MDRLTAAVGNTRLATPLVAASGTVGSVVDFATVADLSMYGAMVAKSVSGEPWSGRKPPRMAPSGTGMLNGIGIQNPGIESWKAAVGSKLSAVGVPVWGSAVGTKPDEFAFVATGLEAAGVAAIEVNLSCPNLETGTMFALDVQAACEVVAAVRYAVSLAVGAKLSPNSENIVEIADAVTGAGADWVVLGNTVRGFGIDIETRRPLLTGGIGGYSGPPIKPIALRCVYEVHQALPDVSIIGCGGISNAADVIEFMLAGASAVQIGTAHFARPRVASAIVKDLLAYLRRHDIEQISELVGGVQPWL from the coding sequence ATGGACCGGCTAACGGCGGCGGTTGGGAACACACGTCTTGCTACGCCGCTAGTCGCGGCATCTGGAACCGTGGGTTCCGTCGTCGATTTTGCAACCGTAGCCGACCTTTCGATGTATGGGGCCATGGTTGCGAAATCGGTCAGCGGGGAGCCATGGTCTGGAAGGAAGCCTCCTCGTATGGCACCGTCGGGGACGGGCATGCTCAACGGCATTGGGATTCAGAATCCCGGCATCGAATCGTGGAAGGCCGCAGTAGGGTCCAAGCTGTCAGCCGTGGGCGTGCCTGTGTGGGGCTCGGCGGTGGGTACGAAACCAGACGAGTTTGCATTTGTCGCGACCGGTCTTGAAGCAGCCGGGGTTGCAGCGATAGAGGTCAACCTGTCGTGTCCTAATCTTGAAACCGGCACGATGTTCGCACTCGATGTGCAGGCTGCATGCGAGGTGGTTGCTGCCGTTCGTTATGCCGTCAGCCTCGCCGTTGGCGCGAAGCTTTCGCCAAACTCGGAGAACATCGTTGAGATTGCTGACGCAGTAACAGGTGCGGGTGCCGATTGGGTCGTGCTTGGGAACACGGTCCGGGGTTTTGGCATCGACATCGAGACACGCCGACCACTTCTCACCGGTGGCATTGGCGGGTACTCAGGGCCACCGATCAAACCGATCGCTCTGCGGTGCGTGTACGAGGTGCACCAGGCGCTCCCCGACGTTTCCATTATTGGCTGCGGAGGCATCTCTAACGCGGCGGACGTGATCGAGTTTATGTTGGCAGGGGCGTCAGCGGTTCAGATCGGCACTGCCCACTTTGCTCGGCCGCGCGTGGCTTCTGCAATAGTCAAGGACCTGCTTGCGTACTTGAGACGCCACGACATCGAGCAAATCAGTGAACTTGTCGGAGGTGTGCAGCCGTGGCTGTAG
- a CDS encoding integration host factor, giving the protein MALPPQTEESRNAALAKAGAARRERAEMKQLLQTGTLTLAEVFDRAEENDIIASTRIVAVINSLPGVGMVKTIRTLEDLGIADNRRIRGLGSRQKAALLDLFGTTDL; this is encoded by the coding sequence ATGGCACTGCCACCCCAAACCGAAGAGTCTAGGAACGCTGCTCTTGCAAAGGCCGGAGCCGCCCGCCGCGAACGAGCCGAAATGAAACAGCTCCTTCAGACCGGGACGCTGACGCTCGCCGAAGTCTTCGATCGCGCCGAGGAGAACGACATCATTGCCAGCACGAGAATCGTGGCGGTGATCAATTCGCTTCCTGGTGTTGGCATGGTCAAAACGATTCGCACTCTCGAAGATCTAGGTATTGCCGACAACCGTCGTATCCGTGGCCTGGGGAGCAGACAGAAGGCTGCCCTGCTCGATTTGTTTGGAACGACCGATTTGTAA
- a CDS encoding polyphosphate kinase 2 family protein, translating into MDPYKITSGAGFSLDDFSANDRQVFAGKKSAGVKTLKALRKELAELQHLLWAQHTNKLLLVLQAMDTGGKDGTIRNVFRGVNPQGVRVANFKVPTSTELGHDYLWRVHRRTPGNGEIVVFNRSHYEDVLIVRVLSLVPGDHWSKRYQHIVDFERRLADEGTAIVKIYLNISKEEQARRLQDRLDDPTKHWKFNIGDLKHRELWDQYMEAYSDCIAKTATPTAPWYVVPADTKWYRNIIVTQILVDTLKALSMTFPDPDDGLENVVIS; encoded by the coding sequence GTGGATCCGTACAAAATCACCAGTGGAGCAGGGTTCTCGCTGGACGATTTCTCTGCCAACGACAGACAGGTCTTTGCGGGGAAGAAGTCGGCGGGTGTGAAAACGCTGAAGGCTTTGCGCAAGGAGCTGGCTGAACTTCAGCATCTTCTCTGGGCACAGCATACGAACAAGCTTCTCTTGGTGCTTCAAGCCATGGACACCGGCGGCAAAGACGGAACCATCCGAAACGTCTTTCGTGGGGTGAATCCTCAGGGCGTGCGGGTCGCCAACTTCAAGGTGCCAACGTCAACGGAACTTGGTCACGACTACCTGTGGCGGGTGCATCGTCGTACACCCGGCAACGGCGAAATCGTTGTGTTCAACCGCAGCCACTACGAGGACGTGCTGATTGTCAGAGTTCTGTCCCTGGTCCCGGGCGATCACTGGTCGAAACGCTATCAACACATTGTCGACTTCGAACGCCGACTCGCCGACGAGGGCACCGCAATCGTGAAAATCTACCTGAACATCTCAAAGGAAGAACAGGCGAGACGACTCCAGGACCGCCTTGATGACCCTACAAAACATTGGAAGTTCAACATTGGGGATCTGAAACACCGAGAACTCTGGGACCAATACATGGAGGCTTACAGCGATTGCATCGCCAAAACTGCAACCCCGACTGCTCCGTGGTACGTGGTTCCGGCGGATACCAAGTGGTACAGAAACATCATCGTCACCCAGATCCTCGTTGACACATTGAAGGCGCTGTCGATGACCTTTCCCGACCCCGACGACGGGCTCGAGAACGTTGTCATCAGCTAA
- a CDS encoding methionyl-tRNA formyltransferase, producing the protein MHAVFLGTPATAVASLSALADVIDVSCVITRPDAARGRSKQLVPSPVKEAALEWGFPVAQPATNEELAAVLAALEPSVGLVVAYGRILKPEVIEIPYRGFVNVHFSLLPRWRGAAPVTRALLAGDTKTGVSLMQIDEGLDSGPILARVETPIAADETGGSLTARLAHLGSLMVDDILPAFLRGEVHGAPQIDSAVTHAARLTKAEAQVHPGTTADLFARSVRGYHPRPGAWMVVDGSHIKIHDCVVASEDADRGRVVPGSENQILLGCAAGAVELITVQPPGKRRMSAADWLRGMHGREVIVEERT; encoded by the coding sequence ATGCACGCGGTCTTTCTCGGCACACCCGCCACAGCCGTGGCCTCACTATCCGCACTTGCGGACGTGATCGATGTGTCGTGCGTCATCACACGGCCGGACGCCGCACGAGGGCGGTCCAAGCAACTCGTCCCTTCGCCGGTGAAGGAGGCTGCCCTCGAATGGGGGTTCCCGGTAGCCCAACCGGCCACCAATGAGGAGCTCGCAGCCGTGCTCGCCGCACTCGAACCTTCGGTCGGCCTGGTCGTGGCATACGGGCGCATCCTCAAACCCGAGGTGATCGAAATTCCGTATCGGGGATTTGTAAACGTGCACTTCTCGTTGCTGCCCCGATGGCGTGGTGCTGCCCCGGTGACACGGGCATTGTTGGCTGGAGACACAAAGACCGGTGTTTCACTGATGCAGATCGACGAAGGCCTCGATTCTGGGCCGATTCTGGCGCGCGTGGAAACACCTATCGCGGCTGACGAAACCGGTGGTTCTCTCACCGCGCGGCTTGCCCACCTTGGTTCGCTGATGGTCGATGATATCTTGCCGGCGTTCTTGCGTGGGGAGGTGCACGGTGCACCGCAAATCGACTCAGCGGTGACCCACGCCGCGCGGCTCACGAAAGCTGAAGCGCAGGTTCACCCAGGTACCACCGCCGACCTGTTCGCCCGTTCCGTTCGGGGATACCATCCGCGCCCGGGAGCATGGATGGTCGTCGACGGCTCACACATCAAGATTCACGATTGTGTCGTGGCGTCTGAGGACGCTGACAGGGGCCGAGTAGTTCCGGGTTCTGAGAATCAGATCCTGCTGGGTTGCGCCGCTGGTGCCGTTGAGTTGATCACTGTACAACCGCCTGGGAAAAGGCGTATGAGTGCTGCTGATTGGCTGCGTGGGATGCACGGTCGGGAAGTCATCGTTGAGGAGCGGACGTGA